A genome region from Scyliorhinus torazame isolate Kashiwa2021f chromosome 13, sScyTor2.1, whole genome shotgun sequence includes the following:
- the bpgm gene encoding bisphosphoglycerate mutase isoform X2, whose protein sequence is MTFKLVLLRHGEGAWNKENRFCSWVDQRLTPNGIKEAQTCGKVLNEAGFEFDLVFTSILSRSIETAWLVLHEMGQEWVQTESSWRLNERHYGALIGLNRAELASIHGEAKVKLWRRSYDITPPPIDESHSYFYEIYNDRRYNYCDVVKDKLPKAESLKEVLERLLPYWNDVIVPEVKKGKCILISAHGNSARALLKYLEGELPQGPRFRPG, encoded by the coding sequence ATGACATTCAAGCTGGTGTTGTTGAGGCATGGCGAAGGTGCGTGGAACAAAGAAAACAGATTTTGCAGTTGGGTTGATCAGAGATTGACTCCCAACGGTATCAAAGAAGCCCAAACATGTGGAAAAGTCCTAAATGAAGCAGGATTTGAATTTGATCTTGTGTTTACATCTATTTTGAGCCGATCTATTGAGACCGCATGGCTAGTTTTGCATGAGATGGGGCAAGAATGGGTACAAACTGAGAGCTCATGGCGACTTAATGAGCGTCATTATGGAGCATTAATCGGTCTTAACCGGGCAGAGTTGGCCTCAATTCATGGAGAAgcaaaagttaagctttggagaagAAGTTATGATATCACTCCACCCCCTATTGATGAATCGCATTCATACTTCTATGAAATTTACAATGATCGGAGATATAATTATTGTGATGTTGTAAAAGACAAACTACCCAAAGCTGAGAGTTTGAAGGAAGTTCTTGAAAGATTGCTGCCTTATTGGAATGATGTAATTGTGCCGGAAGTGAAAAAGGGGAAATGCATTCTAATATCTGCACATGGAAACAGTGCCAGAGCTCTGCTCAAATATCTGGAAG